In a genomic window of Kwoniella mangroviensis CBS 8507 chromosome 2, whole genome shotgun sequence:
- a CDS encoding ubiquitin-conjugating enzyme E2 8, whose product MKLLMSDYQVTLVNNKMSEFTVKFHGPAETPFAKGVWKIHVELPEAFPYKSPSIGFMNKIFHPNIDELSGSVCLDVINQTWSPMFELINIFEIFLPQLLRYPNPADPLNGEAAALLMRDPKAYAKKVESYVERYATPEDANLAGDDDDEDDDDEMDTPLRKKTNGHVNGNGNGHANGDNKKTNRNGSNGDDEDAEEDEDEDDTMSDMGELSDEDDIMGKMDD is encoded by the exons ATGAAACT CCTGATGTCGGACTATCAAGTCACTTTAGTCAATAATAAGATGTCAGAGTTCACCGTCAAATTCCACGGTCCAGCAGAGA CACCTTTTGCTAAAGGAGTATGGAAAATACATGTCGAATTGCCAGAAGCGTTTCCATATAAATCACCTAGTATTGGATTCATGAACAAGATCTTCCATCCTAATATTGATGAACT aagcggaagtgTCTGTTTAGATGTGATAAATCAGACATGGTCTCCAATGTTCG AACTCATCAACATATTCGAAATCTTTTTACCCCAGTTATTACGATATCCCAACCCAGCTGATCCCCTAAACGGCGAAGCAGCTGCTCTACTCATGCGTGATCCCAAAGCCTACGCTAAGAAAGTCGAATCGTACGTTGAACGATACGCTACTCCGGAAGATGCCAATCTAGctggagatgatgatgacgaagatgatgatgatgagatggatacaCCATTACGGAAGAAGACCAATGGCCATGTGaacgggaatgggaatggacaCGCCAATGGGGATAATAAGAAAACGAATAGGAACGGGTCGAAtggagacgatgaggatgcggaagaagacgaggacgaggatgatacgATGAGTGATATGGGTGAATTgagcgatgaagatgatataatggggaagatggatgattag